The following proteins are encoded in a genomic region of Actinomadura sp. NAK00032:
- a CDS encoding ATP-dependent DNA ligase, giving the protein MDLPISPPLPPMLAKAVKTMPKGDLLYEPKWDGFRCIVFRDGDEVELSSRGEKPLTRYFPELVEAVKRELPERCVVDGEIVLPKGTRLDFDALQQRIHPAASRIKLLAAETPASFVAFDLLALGGESLMEVPLGERRRRLTETLAGVKAPIHVTPASDSYDLALRWFDEFEGAGLDGVIAKPRDTVYEPDKRVLFKVKHERTADCVVAGFRWHKSGPIVGSLLLGLYNSAGKLQHVGVAASFTMKRRAELVEELQPYRLEDLSDHPWGEWARQSEATADRMPGAVSRWTGKKDLSWVALRPELVVEVAYEAMEGDRFRHTARFRNWRPDRTPESCTYEQLEVPVAYDLADILSGPATSPRVDR; this is encoded by the coding sequence ATGGACCTGCCGATCAGCCCGCCGCTGCCGCCGATGCTGGCCAAGGCGGTCAAGACCATGCCCAAGGGCGACCTGCTGTACGAGCCGAAATGGGACGGCTTCCGCTGCATCGTCTTCCGCGACGGCGACGAGGTGGAGCTGTCCAGCCGCGGCGAGAAGCCGCTCACCCGCTACTTCCCCGAGCTGGTCGAGGCGGTGAAGCGCGAGCTGCCCGAACGGTGCGTGGTGGACGGCGAGATCGTGCTGCCGAAGGGGACGCGCCTCGACTTCGACGCGCTCCAGCAGCGCATCCACCCGGCCGCGTCGCGGATCAAGCTGCTGGCGGCGGAGACGCCCGCGTCGTTCGTGGCGTTCGACCTGCTGGCGCTCGGCGGCGAGTCGCTGATGGAGGTGCCGCTCGGCGAGCGCCGCCGACGGCTCACCGAGACGCTCGCGGGGGTGAAGGCGCCGATCCACGTGACACCGGCGTCCGACTCCTACGACCTGGCGCTGCGCTGGTTCGACGAGTTCGAGGGCGCCGGGCTGGACGGCGTCATCGCCAAGCCGCGCGACACCGTGTACGAGCCCGACAAGCGCGTCCTGTTCAAGGTCAAGCACGAGCGGACCGCCGACTGCGTGGTGGCGGGCTTCCGCTGGCACAAGTCGGGGCCGATCGTGGGGTCGCTGCTGCTCGGGCTCTACAACTCCGCGGGCAAGCTCCAGCACGTCGGGGTCGCGGCGTCCTTCACGATGAAGCGGCGCGCCGAGCTGGTCGAGGAGTTGCAGCCCTACCGGCTGGAGGACCTGTCCGACCACCCGTGGGGCGAGTGGGCGCGCCAGAGCGAGGCGACCGCCGACCGGATGCCCGGCGCGGTCTCGCGCTGGACGGGCAAGAAGGACCTCAGCTGGGTGGCGCTGCGTCCCGAGCTGGTGGTGGAGGTCGCCTACGAGGCGATGGAGGGCGACCGGTTCCGGCACACCGCCCGGTTCCGCAACTGGCGTCCCGACCGCACGCCCGAATCGTGCACGTACGAGCAGCTTGAGGTACCGGTCGCCTACGACCTGGCCGACATCCTCTCCGGCCCGGCGACGAGCCCGCGCGTCGACCGCTGA
- a CDS encoding alkaline phosphatase, protein MADSAHPLNRRTFLVAGGLATATAAAGPLVPGTAHAAAPRPRTLPGDPFTLGVASGDPDADGFVLWTRLALNPLAEDGLGGMPSRTVPVRWEVAADERFRRVVRRGTAAARPEAAHSVHVELNGLRPGRDYWYRFRTGAHVSPAGRTRTTPHPATYGPALAMAFVSCSQFEHGYFTAYRRLAEEHPDIVLHLGDYQYEYKKGVYNIPGGNVRDHEGPETVTLANYRLRHAQYKSDRDLQAAHEAAPWLVVFDDHEVENNWADDIPEANSDTPSHEAFRARRAAAFKAYYENMPLRRTSVPRGPDIQIYRRVQWGRLATFHMLDTRQFRDDQGCGDGYKDCPEATDPKRSITGGRQEAWLLDGFRRSRARWDVLGQQVFFAQRDNTEGPVKKTSMDSWDGYAASRDRITKGWLDAKVRNPVVLTGDVHAHWASDLKADYDDAGSKTVGSELVCTSITSTGDGTDSDPADHPFLKINPHLRFYNNQRGYVMTTIGKEEMKADFKTLPTVRTPGAEISTKATFVIEDRVPGVNQTYLRPFMSAKATARPDRELIEQTIANETQP, encoded by the coding sequence ATGGCCGACTCCGCGCACCCGCTGAACCGGAGAACCTTCCTGGTCGCCGGCGGGCTCGCCACCGCCACCGCCGCCGCCGGACCGCTCGTCCCGGGCACCGCGCACGCCGCCGCCCCGCGCCCGCGCACCCTGCCCGGCGACCCGTTCACCCTCGGCGTCGCGTCCGGCGACCCCGACGCCGACGGGTTCGTCCTGTGGACCCGGCTCGCCCTGAACCCCCTCGCCGAGGACGGCCTCGGCGGCATGCCGTCGCGCACCGTCCCCGTCCGCTGGGAGGTCGCGGCCGACGAGCGCTTCCGCCGCGTCGTGCGGCGCGGCACCGCCGCCGCCCGCCCCGAGGCCGCGCACTCCGTGCACGTCGAGCTGAACGGCCTGCGCCCCGGACGCGACTACTGGTACCGGTTCCGCACCGGCGCGCACGTCTCCCCGGCGGGCCGGACCCGCACCACCCCGCATCCCGCCACCTACGGGCCCGCGCTGGCGATGGCGTTCGTCTCCTGCAGCCAGTTCGAGCACGGCTACTTCACCGCCTACCGGCGGCTCGCCGAGGAGCACCCCGACATCGTCCTGCACCTGGGCGACTACCAGTACGAGTACAAGAAGGGCGTCTACAACATCCCGGGCGGCAACGTCCGCGACCACGAGGGCCCCGAGACGGTCACCCTCGCGAACTACCGGCTGCGGCACGCCCAGTACAAGTCCGACCGCGACCTGCAGGCCGCGCACGAGGCGGCGCCGTGGCTCGTCGTGTTCGACGACCACGAGGTCGAGAACAACTGGGCCGACGACATCCCCGAGGCGAACTCCGACACCCCGTCCCACGAGGCGTTCCGCGCCCGCCGCGCCGCCGCGTTCAAGGCGTACTACGAGAACATGCCGCTGCGCCGGACGTCCGTCCCGAGGGGGCCGGACATCCAGATCTACCGGCGCGTCCAGTGGGGCCGGCTCGCCACCTTCCACATGCTCGACACCCGCCAGTTCCGCGACGACCAGGGCTGCGGCGACGGCTACAAGGACTGCCCCGAGGCCACCGACCCGAAGCGCTCCATCACGGGCGGCCGGCAGGAGGCGTGGCTGCTGGACGGCTTCCGCCGCTCCCGCGCGCGCTGGGACGTCCTAGGGCAGCAGGTGTTCTTCGCCCAGCGCGACAACACCGAAGGGCCCGTCAAGAAGACCTCCATGGACTCCTGGGACGGCTACGCCGCCTCCCGCGACCGCATCACCAAGGGCTGGCTGGACGCGAAGGTCCGCAACCCCGTCGTGCTCACCGGCGACGTCCACGCCCACTGGGCCAGCGACCTGAAGGCCGACTACGACGACGCCGGCTCGAAGACCGTCGGCTCGGAGCTGGTGTGCACGTCCATCACCAGCACCGGTGACGGCACGGACTCCGACCCCGCCGACCACCCCTTCCTCAAGATCAACCCGCACCTGCGCTTCTACAACAACCAGCGCGGCTACGTGATGACGACGATCGGCAAGGAGGAGATGAAGGCCGACTTCAAGACCCTGCCGACCGTCCGCACGCCGGGCGCCGAGATCTCCACCAAGGCGACGTTCGTCATCGAGGACCGCGTGCCCGGCGTCAACCAGACCTACCTGCGGCCCTTCATGTCGGCGAAGGCCACGGCGCGGCCGGACCGGGAGCTGATCGAGCAGACCATCGCCAACGAGACCCAGCCCTGA
- a CDS encoding ATP-binding domain-containing protein, with protein sequence MGLRQADAVNPDRENQDRENAPLRTEQARVSRVYARLDAERAKAEAALRDGPAAGGGAAFQARVESAVATDEAARRLTRLSAVENALCFGRIDHRGDADGPGDTFYIGRIGLRDADHEPILIDWRAAAARPFYTATPGAPGTLARRRHLHLRQREVVRLDDEVFDLEGLTEPERRAVVGEAALLATLRRGRTGRMSDVVATIQEEQDQVIRSGLQGVLVVQGGPGTGKTVAALHRAAYLLYTHRDVLERRGVLVVGPNATFLRYIEQVLPGLGETDVALATVGELYPGVKATARDTPEVAVIKGDHRMADFVRAAVQDRQRVPAGGLRLDIDDFTVVVDAEKCEQIRDRARALRHPHNIQRRRFVHDMLEALAVNRAEQYDRLMDEPLEEMAKAGGMPGWLQELIDEAEDEPLLDETDLRLAKEELWQNPVVKRALHELWPELTPQRLLSDLYADPGALARVGAQAGMDCAPLHRPAGSPWTVSDVPLLDEAAEYLGKDDSAERARERAAAAARAEEERYAREVIESVGTSNLLSARDVLSASELADRHHDGGPPLTTAQRALADRQWAYGHVIVDEAQELSEMAWRTVMRRVPTRSLTVVGDIAQTGSAAGAATWGQMLDRYVPGRWREQRLLVNYRTPAAIMRVAAGVLAAVDPGQTPPEPVRDDGPPPAALALPVAELPSLVAAELALVTDDASAEGRLAVIASGARHAAVLEALPDAAVGATPEALDSPVVVLTAEEAKGLEFDSVVVVDPAGIVTESPKGGQDLYVALTRATRRLTIVHANDLPPLLASLE encoded by the coding sequence ATGGGACTTCGTCAAGCGGACGCTGTCAACCCCGACCGCGAAAATCAAGACCGCGAGAACGCGCCGCTGCGCACCGAGCAGGCGCGGGTGTCCCGGGTCTACGCGCGCCTCGACGCCGAGCGGGCGAAGGCGGAGGCCGCGCTGCGCGACGGGCCGGCGGCGGGCGGCGGCGCCGCGTTCCAGGCGCGGGTCGAGAGCGCGGTCGCGACCGACGAGGCGGCCCGCCGCCTCACCCGGCTGAGCGCGGTCGAGAACGCCCTGTGCTTCGGCCGCATCGACCACCGGGGCGACGCCGACGGCCCCGGCGACACGTTCTACATCGGGCGCATCGGGCTCCGCGACGCCGACCACGAGCCCATCCTGATCGACTGGCGCGCCGCCGCGGCACGGCCGTTCTACACCGCCACGCCGGGCGCCCCCGGCACCCTCGCGCGCCGCCGCCACCTGCACCTGCGGCAGCGGGAGGTCGTCCGGCTGGACGACGAGGTCTTCGACCTGGAGGGGCTGACCGAGCCGGAGCGGCGCGCCGTCGTCGGCGAGGCCGCGCTGCTCGCCACCCTGCGCCGCGGCCGGACGGGCCGGATGAGCGACGTGGTCGCGACCATCCAGGAGGAGCAGGACCAGGTCATCCGCTCCGGCCTGCAGGGCGTGCTCGTCGTCCAGGGCGGCCCCGGCACCGGCAAGACGGTCGCCGCCCTGCACCGCGCCGCGTACCTGCTCTACACGCACCGGGACGTCCTCGAACGGCGGGGAGTGCTCGTCGTCGGCCCGAACGCCACGTTCCTGCGCTACATCGAGCAGGTCCTGCCCGGCCTGGGCGAGACCGACGTCGCCCTGGCCACGGTCGGCGAGCTCTACCCCGGCGTCAAGGCGACGGCCAGGGACACTCCCGAAGTCGCCGTCATCAAGGGCGACCACCGCATGGCCGACTTCGTCCGGGCGGCCGTCCAGGACCGGCAGCGCGTGCCCGCCGGCGGCCTCCGCCTCGACATCGACGACTTCACCGTCGTCGTGGACGCCGAGAAGTGCGAGCAGATCCGCGACCGGGCCCGCGCGCTGCGCCACCCGCACAACATCCAGCGGCGGCGCTTCGTCCACGACATGCTGGAGGCGCTCGCCGTCAACCGGGCCGAGCAGTACGACCGCCTCATGGACGAGCCCCTGGAGGAGATGGCGAAGGCCGGCGGCATGCCCGGCTGGCTCCAGGAACTCATCGACGAGGCCGAAGACGAACCTCTCCTGGACGAGACGGACCTCCGCCTCGCCAAGGAGGAACTCTGGCAGAACCCGGTCGTCAAGAGGGCCCTGCACGAACTCTGGCCCGAACTGACCCCGCAGCGGCTCCTGAGCGACCTCTACGCCGACCCCGGCGCCCTCGCCCGCGTGGGCGCCCAGGCCGGCATGGACTGCGCGCCTCTGCACCGCCCGGCCGGCTCCCCCTGGACCGTCTCCGACGTCCCCCTCCTCGACGAGGCCGCCGAGTACCTGGGCAAGGACGACTCCGCCGAGCGGGCCCGGGAGCGCGCGGCGGCCGCGGCGCGGGCCGAGGAGGAGCGCTACGCCCGCGAGGTCATCGAGTCCGTCGGCACCTCGAACCTGCTCTCGGCCCGCGACGTGCTCTCCGCGAGCGAGCTGGCCGACCGCCACCACGACGGCGGCCCGCCGCTCACCACCGCGCAGCGCGCCCTCGCCGACCGCCAGTGGGCCTACGGCCACGTGATCGTCGACGAGGCGCAGGAGCTCTCCGAGATGGCCTGGCGCACCGTGATGCGCCGCGTCCCGACCCGCTCCCTCACCGTCGTCGGCGACATCGCCCAGACCGGCAGCGCCGCCGGCGCCGCCACCTGGGGCCAGATGCTCGACCGCTACGTCCCGGGCCGCTGGCGGGAGCAGCGCCTCCTCGTCAACTACCGGACCCCGGCCGCGATCATGCGGGTGGCGGCCGGCGTCCTGGCCGCCGTCGACCCGGGCCAGACGCCGCCCGAGCCGGTCCGCGACGACGGCCCGCCGCCCGCCGCGCTCGCCCTCCCGGTCGCGGAGCTGCCCTCCCTCGTCGCCGCGGAGCTGGCCCTCGTCACCGACGACGCGTCCGCCGAGGGCCGCCTCGCCGTCATCGCCTCAGGCGCCCGCCACGCCGCCGTCCTGGAGGCCCTCCCGGACGCCGCCGTCGGCGCCACCCCGGAGGCCCTCGACTCCCCGGTCGTCGTCCTCACCGCCGAGGAGGCCAAGGGCCTGGAGTTCGACTCCGTCGTCGTCGTCGACCCGGCCGGCATCGTCACCGAGTCCCCCAAGGGCGGCCAGGACCTCTACGTCGCCCTGACCAGGGCCACCCGCCGCCTGACGATCGTCCACGCCAACGACCTGCCGCCGCTCCTAGCCTCCCTGGAGTAG
- a CDS encoding FadR/GntR family transcriptional regulator, which produces MPLGPLRPSPLVEQAAQRLRDQIADGSWPVGTKLPGETTLARELGVGRSTVREALRALAGAGLVQARQGAGVFVIAAEPDEDWPARLRRASVADVYEIRMMLEVRAAELAAERRTGADLAALDAALAARDAAFAGPSTEAFIDADIALHTAVVAAAHNPVLADLFAGFVPVLRDGLLDLVALLDVRASDTAHGRAAHAALVDAVRTGDPAAAGEIIKTELAQTLRALLQGG; this is translated from the coding sequence ATGCCGCTCGGCCCGCTCCGGCCCAGCCCGCTCGTCGAGCAGGCCGCCCAGCGCCTCCGCGACCAGATCGCGGACGGCTCCTGGCCGGTCGGGACGAAGCTGCCGGGCGAGACGACGCTCGCCAGGGAGCTCGGCGTCGGCCGCTCCACCGTCCGCGAGGCCCTGCGCGCCCTCGCCGGCGCCGGCCTCGTCCAGGCCCGGCAGGGCGCCGGCGTGTTCGTCATCGCGGCCGAGCCGGACGAGGACTGGCCCGCCCGGCTGCGCCGCGCCTCCGTCGCCGACGTCTACGAGATCCGCATGATGCTGGAGGTCCGCGCCGCCGAACTGGCCGCCGAGCGCCGCACCGGCGCCGACCTCGCGGCCCTCGACGCGGCCCTCGCCGCCCGCGACGCGGCCTTCGCCGGCCCCTCCACCGAGGCGTTCATCGACGCCGACATCGCCCTGCACACCGCCGTCGTGGCCGCCGCGCACAACCCGGTCCTCGCCGACCTGTTCGCCGGGTTCGTCCCCGTCCTGCGCGACGGCCTCCTCGATCTCGTGGCCCTGCTCGACGTCCGCGCCTCCGACACCGCCCACGGCCGCGCCGCCCACGCGGCCCTGGTCGACGCCGTCCGCACCGGCGACCCCGCGGCCGCCGGCGAGATCATCAAGACCGAGCTCGCCCAGACCCTCCGGGCCCTACTCCAGGGAGGCTAG
- the leuA gene encoding 2-isopropylmalate synthase: MTFPTLRTPSGPVSGPFWNPQRGSSMPFHRYRSVHERVPSPVPEVERAWPSARVQEAPLWVPVDLRDGNQALAEPMDTARKRRMFDLFVAMGFKEIEVGYPSASQTDFDFVRHLAEAGIPDDVTPVVFIPARTELIERTFASIEGLPRAVVHLYTATGPVWRDVVLGTGRDGAKRLILDGAADVARLARPGVRFEFSPETFNFTEPDYALEVCDAVTARWDASPDRPVILNLPATVEIATPNVYADQIEYMHRHLARRDAVILSVHPHNDRGTGVACAELAVLAGAQRVEGCLFGNGERTGNVDLVTLALNLHAQGVDPRIDFSDIDEIRRTVEFCNRLPVHERHPYAGDLVYTAFSGTHQDAIGKGMARHARLAAEAGVPPGRLPWDVPYLPIDPADVGRGYEAVIRVNSQSGKGGVSYLLRTGYGLDLPRRLQIEFSRVVQRATDGSGAEITAAELWELFRAEYLRPDGPVSLVGWRTSSTGPARHDFTGAVRVDGREREYTGAGNGPIDALTDALAGAGIKVDVLHLTEQSTGEGSDAMAVAYAECRVGGAVVWGAGRDTSVPAASVEAVLSAVNRAGR; encoded by the coding sequence ATGACCTTCCCGACCCTGCGCACCCCCTCCGGCCCGGTGAGCGGGCCGTTCTGGAATCCGCAGCGCGGCAGCTCCATGCCGTTCCACCGCTACCGGTCCGTCCACGAGCGGGTGCCCTCGCCCGTGCCCGAGGTCGAGCGCGCCTGGCCGTCGGCGCGCGTCCAGGAGGCGCCGCTGTGGGTGCCCGTCGACCTGCGGGACGGCAACCAGGCCCTGGCCGAGCCCATGGACACCGCGCGCAAGCGCCGGATGTTCGACCTGTTCGTGGCGATGGGCTTCAAGGAGATCGAGGTCGGCTACCCGTCGGCCAGCCAGACCGACTTCGACTTCGTCCGGCACCTGGCCGAGGCGGGGATTCCGGACGATGTGACGCCCGTGGTCTTCATACCGGCGCGCACGGAGCTGATCGAGCGGACGTTCGCGTCCATCGAGGGGCTGCCCCGTGCGGTCGTCCACCTGTACACGGCGACGGGCCCGGTGTGGCGGGACGTCGTGCTCGGCACCGGACGCGACGGGGCGAAGCGGCTGATCCTGGACGGCGCGGCCGACGTGGCGCGGCTCGCCCGGCCGGGCGTGCGGTTCGAGTTCTCCCCCGAGACGTTCAACTTCACCGAGCCCGACTACGCGCTGGAGGTGTGCGACGCGGTCACCGCGCGGTGGGACGCCTCCCCCGACCGCCCGGTGATCCTGAACCTGCCGGCCACGGTCGAGATCGCCACCCCGAACGTGTACGCCGACCAGATCGAGTACATGCACCGGCACCTGGCGCGCAGGGACGCGGTGATCCTGTCGGTCCATCCCCACAACGACCGCGGGACGGGCGTGGCCTGCGCCGAGCTGGCGGTACTGGCGGGCGCGCAGCGGGTCGAGGGCTGCCTGTTCGGCAACGGCGAGCGGACGGGCAACGTCGACCTGGTCACGCTCGCGCTGAACCTGCACGCGCAGGGCGTCGACCCGCGGATCGACTTCTCCGACATCGACGAGATCCGCCGGACGGTCGAGTTCTGCAACCGGCTGCCCGTCCACGAGCGGCACCCGTACGCGGGCGACCTGGTCTACACGGCGTTCTCCGGGACGCACCAGGACGCGATCGGCAAGGGCATGGCCCGGCACGCGCGGCTCGCGGCGGAGGCGGGCGTGCCGCCGGGCCGGCTGCCGTGGGACGTCCCGTACCTGCCGATCGACCCCGCCGACGTCGGCCGCGGGTACGAGGCGGTCATCCGGGTCAACAGCCAGTCCGGCAAGGGCGGCGTCTCCTACCTGCTGCGCACCGGCTACGGGCTCGACCTGCCGCGCCGCCTGCAGATCGAGTTCTCCCGGGTCGTGCAGCGGGCGACCGACGGCAGCGGCGCGGAGATCACGGCCGCCGAGCTGTGGGAGCTGTTCCGCGCCGAGTACCTGCGGCCGGACGGCCCGGTGTCGCTGGTCGGCTGGCGCACCTCCAGCACCGGCCCGGCGCGGCACGACTTCACCGGCGCCGTCCGCGTGGACGGCCGCGAGCGCGAGTACACCGGCGCGGGCAACGGGCCGATCGACGCGCTCACCGACGCGCTGGCGGGCGCCGGGATCAAGGTGGACGTCCTGCACCTGACCGAGCAGTCCACCGGGGAGGGCAGCGACGCCATGGCCGTCGCCTACGCCGAGTGCCGGGTCGGCGGCGCGGTCGTGTGGGGTGCGGGGCGCGACACGTCCGTGCCGGCCGCGTCGGTGGAGGCCGTCCTGTCCGCGGTGAACCGCGCCGGACGCTAG
- a CDS encoding DUF4236 domain-containing protein gives MLGDPPGIPLRMGWSYRKAIRMGPFRINLSKKGVGHSVGARGARYTRSADGRRQVTFRIPGTGLSWRRSLGRRRD, from the coding sequence ATGCTCGGTGATCCGCCGGGCATCCCCCTCCGCATGGGTTGGAGCTATCGAAAAGCAATACGGATGGGACCGTTCCGCATCAACCTGTCCAAGAAGGGCGTCGGGCACAGCGTCGGCGCGCGCGGCGCCCGCTACACGCGGTCGGCGGACGGGCGCCGCCAGGTGACGTTCCGGATCCCTGGAACGGGCCTGTCCTGGCGGCGCTCGCTCGGCCGCCGCCGCGACTAG
- a CDS encoding Xaa-Pro dipeptidyl-peptidase, with amino-acid sequence MTLAVLTSAALAGAGGGAAALAQPSPKIVVKGGVTQPVFSYKDAIREHVYVESGVDSDGDGDKDRVNVDIIRPKETEHGLKVPVIMDESPYYDNAGRGNESELKTYDADGNPVKFPLFYDNYFVPRGYAFLAVDMVGTTRSDGCPVSGGPTDVLGGKAVVDWLNGRARAFRADGTPAEATWTTGRTGMIGKSYDGTLANGVAATGVEGLETIVPISAISSWYGYSRMNGVKYWTDEQPWLASYVDTDPPAKCAEVNAGLDEGEDDATGNYNAYWKTADYRDGTIARASRVRASIFAAHGVNDLNVKDDQFAEWWSALARRGVQRKVWLSQRGHVDPFDTRRDAWVATLHRWFDHELQKIPNGIMREPRADIETGPDRWITQRDWPSRDARDIVLRPGPDGVLGLTRAAKGATAAFTDAPGPRGGGHSESAMVADPTAAQPYRAAFVSAPLPRTGRLSGTPEARLRIKLDKPTANLTALLVDYGEDTRVNYLGSGSGIRTLGTEDCHGESTPTDDACYKQTEVTTVTSPVNVVARGWLDAQNARSLSRPRPLEPGRYHTVRWETLSQEYLLKKGHRLALVLAGTDADYNTETPTGAEVTVDLRGTSISIPVVAAEDDPAALVAPPRRSATWRGPAQVTLPVQERELY; translated from the coding sequence ATGACGCTGGCCGTGCTGACCAGTGCGGCGCTCGCGGGCGCGGGCGGCGGCGCGGCGGCACTGGCGCAGCCGTCCCCCAAGATCGTGGTGAAGGGCGGCGTGACCCAGCCGGTCTTCTCCTACAAGGACGCGATCCGCGAGCACGTGTACGTCGAGTCCGGCGTGGACAGCGACGGCGACGGAGACAAGGACCGCGTCAACGTCGACATCATCCGGCCGAAGGAGACCGAGCACGGCCTCAAGGTCCCGGTGATCATGGACGAGAGCCCGTACTACGACAACGCGGGCCGCGGCAACGAGAGCGAGCTGAAGACCTACGACGCCGACGGGAACCCGGTGAAGTTCCCGCTGTTCTACGACAACTACTTCGTCCCGCGCGGGTACGCCTTCCTCGCCGTGGACATGGTCGGGACGACCCGCTCCGACGGCTGCCCGGTCAGCGGCGGGCCCACCGACGTCCTCGGCGGCAAGGCCGTGGTCGACTGGCTCAACGGCCGGGCCAGGGCCTTCAGGGCGGACGGCACCCCGGCCGAGGCGACCTGGACGACCGGCCGCACCGGCATGATCGGCAAGTCCTACGACGGGACGCTCGCCAACGGCGTCGCCGCGACCGGCGTCGAGGGGCTGGAGACGATCGTCCCGATCTCGGCGATCAGCAGCTGGTACGGCTACAGCCGGATGAACGGCGTGAAGTACTGGACGGACGAGCAGCCCTGGCTCGCGAGCTACGTCGACACCGACCCGCCCGCCAAGTGCGCCGAGGTCAACGCCGGCCTGGACGAGGGCGAGGACGACGCGACCGGGAACTACAACGCCTACTGGAAGACCGCCGACTACCGGGACGGCACGATCGCCCGCGCGTCCCGGGTCCGGGCGAGCATCTTCGCCGCCCACGGCGTCAACGACCTGAACGTCAAGGACGACCAGTTCGCCGAGTGGTGGAGCGCCCTCGCGCGGCGCGGCGTGCAGCGCAAGGTGTGGCTGTCGCAGCGCGGCCACGTCGACCCGTTCGACACCCGGCGCGACGCGTGGGTCGCGACCCTGCACCGCTGGTTCGACCACGAGCTGCAGAAGATCCCCAACGGGATCATGCGGGAGCCGCGCGCCGACATCGAGACCGGCCCCGACCGGTGGATCACCCAGCGGGACTGGCCGTCCCGCGACGCCCGCGACATCGTGCTGCGCCCCGGCCCGGACGGCGTCCTCGGCCTGACGCGGGCGGCCAAGGGCGCGACCGCCGCCTTCACCGACGCCCCCGGCCCGCGCGGCGGCGGCCACTCCGAGAGCGCGATGGTCGCCGACCCGACGGCCGCGCAGCCCTACCGGGCCGCGTTCGTGTCCGCTCCCCTGCCGCGGACCGGGCGCCTGTCCGGCACCCCCGAGGCCCGGCTCCGGATCAAGCTGGACAAGCCCACCGCCAACCTCACGGCGCTGCTCGTCGACTACGGCGAGGACACCCGGGTGAACTACCTCGGCTCGGGCTCCGGCATCCGGACCCTCGGCACCGAGGACTGCCACGGTGAGAGCACGCCGACCGACGACGCCTGCTACAAGCAGACCGAGGTCACGACCGTCACGTCCCCGGTGAACGTGGTCGCCCGCGGCTGGCTCGACGCGCAGAACGCCCGCTCGCTGAGCCGGCCGAGGCCGCTGGAGCCGGGCCGGTACCACACCGTGCGCTGGGAGACGCTCAGCCAGGAGTACCTGCTGAAGAAGGGCCACCGCCTGGCGCTCGTCCTCGCCGGGACGGACGCCGACTACAACACCGAGACGCCCACGGGCGCCGAGGTCACGGTGGACCTGCGCGGCACCTCGATCAGCATCCCGGTGGTCGCCGCCGAGGACGACCCGGCCGCCCTCGTCGCCCCGCCGCGGCGGTCCGCGACCTGGCGCGGCCCGGCGCAGGTCACCCTGCCCGTCCAGGAGCGCGAGCTCTACTGA
- a CDS encoding MBL fold metallo-hydrolase, producing the protein MSSLNVRYLGGPTAILEIGGVRLLTDPTFDPPGDHPVGDRALTKTIGAVVGRDEVGPVDAVLLSHDQHPDNLDAGGRAYLGGVPLTLTTEAAAERLGGTARALLNWAHADLPRPGGGTLRVTGVPAQHGPDGTEHITGPVTGFVLSGEGLPTVYVSGDNASLDVVRAIAGRFAPVDVAVIFAGAVRTPLIDDYLTLTSDGAAEAAAILGAAKIVPLHFEGWAHFTQGRDTLAPAFAGAGLGDRLHLLDQGGDVAL; encoded by the coding sequence ATGTCCTCGCTGAACGTCCGGTACCTCGGCGGCCCGACCGCGATCCTGGAGATCGGGGGTGTGCGGCTGCTGACGGACCCGACGTTCGACCCGCCGGGCGACCATCCCGTCGGCGACCGGGCGCTGACCAAGACCATCGGCGCCGTCGTCGGCCGGGACGAGGTCGGGCCGGTCGACGCGGTGCTGCTCTCCCACGACCAGCATCCCGACAACCTCGATGCCGGCGGCCGCGCCTACCTGGGCGGCGTCCCGCTGACCCTCACGACCGAGGCCGCCGCCGAGCGGCTCGGCGGCACCGCCCGCGCGCTGCTGAACTGGGCGCACGCCGACCTGCCCCGCCCCGGCGGCGGGACGCTCCGCGTCACCGGCGTCCCCGCCCAGCACGGCCCGGACGGCACCGAGCACATCACCGGCCCGGTCACGGGGTTCGTCCTGTCCGGCGAGGGGCTGCCGACCGTGTACGTCAGCGGCGACAACGCCTCCCTCGACGTCGTCCGCGCCATCGCCGGCCGGTTCGCGCCGGTCGACGTCGCGGTGATCTTCGCGGGGGCGGTGCGGACGCCGCTGATCGACGACTACCTGACGCTGACCAGCGACGGCGCCGCCGAGGCCGCCGCCATCCTCGGCGCCGCGAAGATCGTCCCGCTGCACTTCGAGGGCTGGGCGCACTTCACCCAGGGCCGCGACACCCTCGCGCCCGCGTTCGCCGGCGCGGGGCTCGGCGACCGCCTCCACCTCCTCGACCAGGGCGGCGACGTGGCGCTGTGA